The Candidatus Poribacteria bacterium sequence GAGATAAGATTCGGGAGGATAAAGTAGCCTTCGTTTTCGTATTGCGTTTTTTGGACAAGTGACGGTTGCCATCGCCTCATTGTAATGTTACCTCTTTGCAAAGTGGAAGGAATATGTCGCGTAGGGTAGTGGGACAGAAACCTATAGAGAATGTGTCTTAAATTTTAGCACATTGCGTTAGTTGTAGATTACACAAAGATGTCTTGAACCTGGCATTGGAAACCTTCAACAACATCAACGCCATCAAGTGTATCGGTCCCTCGTAAAATGGCGAAATCCACATTGGGCCGATAGATTTCTACCGTTTCCCTACGTGGATTAACAACCCATACCATTCTACAACCGGCGGTTAACCATTCTTCCACCTTTTCGGCAACCTCGGCATAAGTATCACCGGGGGAAATGACTTCAACAACCAAATCGGGAGCCCCCTCCCAATAGCCTCTGACAATACCTTGTCGTTCAACTGATGCTCGACAAACGAAGGCAGCATCTGGCACGCGTACGGTATCTGGGTTTTGGGCAATCCTAAAACCTGTTTCGGCACCACAAACATATCCTAATTTATGCGTTTTGACGTGGACGTTAAGTCTGCTTCCGATTTCAGCAGCGCAGATGCCGTGCTCAAATCCAGCAGGCGGCATTTTCTGGAGTACTCCTTTCACGAGTTCATAGCGCGTGCCATTCTCAGGCTGTTTAGCCAAATCGTCA is a genomic window containing:
- a CDS encoding Uma2 family endonuclease gives rise to the protein MADIETNQPRPIVPAAQQNLLTADDLAKQPENGTRYELVKGVLQKMPPAGFEHGICAAEIGSRLNVHVKTHKLGYVCGAETGFRIAQNPDTVRVPDAAFVCRASVERQGIVRGYWEGAPDLVVEVISPGDTYAEVAEKVEEWLTAGCRMVWVVNPRRETVEIYRPNVDFAILRGTDTLDGVDVVEGFQCQVQDIFV